A single window of Hippocampus zosterae strain Florida chromosome 15, ASM2543408v3, whole genome shotgun sequence DNA harbors:
- the urod gene encoding uroporphyrinogen decarboxylase: MSKGEFILPEDFPQLQNDTFLRAARGEQTEHVPVWCMRQAGRYLPEFREFRAGKDFFETCRSPDACCELTLQPLRRFPFDAAIIFSDILVVPQAMGMDVQMVPGKGPTFPEPLKEPEDLQRLRAKVDIAKELGYVFQAITLTRHKIEGKVPLMGFTGAPWTLMSYMIEGGGSNTHSKAKRWLFRHPEASHMLLKMLTDVIVEYLLGQVAAGAQALQVFESHAGILGPLEFQTFSLPYLHDIARRVKEKLNEARQEVPMIVFAKDAHYALEALSQSHYEVVGLDWTIDPRLARERTGGKVSLQGNMDPCALYAPKERISDIVKNMLEGFGTRGYIANLGHGLYPDMDPENVGAFVEAVHQHSKQMVKQI, encoded by the exons ATGAGCAAGGGCGAATTCATCCT GCCCGAAGACTTCCCTCAACTCCAGAATGACACGTTCCTACGAGCAGCTCGAGGTGAACAAACCGAGCATGTCCCCGTCTGGTGTATGAGACAGGCTGGAAGATACCTACCTG AGTTTCGTGAATTCAGGGCAGGTAAAGACTTTTTTGAAACATGCCGGTCGCCAGACGCCTGCTGCGAGCTTACGTTACAG CCTTTGAGGCGTTTTCCATTTGATGCCGCCATCATCTTTTCGGACATCCTCGTCGTTCCACAG GCAATGGGTATGGATGTCCAGATGGTGCCAGGCAAAGGTCCTACATTCCCAGAGCCTCTGAAGGAGCCAGAAGACCTGCAGCGTCTGCGTGCCAAAGTGGACATCGCCAAAGAACTGGGTTACGTTTTCCAAGCCATCACGCTGACCAGGCACAAGATTGAGGGCAAAGTGCCACTGATGGGATTCACCGGAGCGCCG TGGACGCTGATGTCTTATATGATAGAGGGCGGCGGTTCCAACACCCACTCCAAGGCCAAGCGTTGGCTGTTTCGACATCCCGAGGCCAGCCACATGCTGCTCAAGATGCTCACCGACGTGATAGTCGAGTACCTGCTGGGCCAGGTGGCGGCGGGAGCCCAG GCTTTGCAGGTGTTCGAGTCCCACGCCGGCATCTTGGGGCCGCTGGAGTTTCAAACGTTCTCTCTCCCTTATCTTCATGACATTGCTCGCCGCGTCAAAGAGAAACTCAATGAGGCACGACAGGAAGTTCCCATG aTCGTTTTTGCAAAGGATGCTCATTATGCCCTAGAAGCCCTGTCTCAGTCTCATTACGAAGTGGTCGGGCTTGACTGGACCATTGACCCACGTTTAGCACg TGAGCGGACAGGAGGGAAAGTTAGCCTTCAGGGAAACATGGACCCATGTGCACTTTACGCTCCCAAG GAACGCATTTCAGATATCGTGAAGAACATGCTGGAAGGTTTCGGCACCAGAGGCTATATTGCCAATCTGGGCCACGGCCTTTATCCCGACATGGACCCGGAGAACGTGGGTGCTTTCGTGGAGGCGGTGCACCAGCACTCAAAACAGATGGTCAAACAAATCTAG